The following proteins are encoded in a genomic region of Variovorax paradoxus:
- a CDS encoding cyanophycin metabolism-associated DUF1854 family protein, with protein sequence MSDTIPTFNLERDAFGRLVLTDAEGERHVGVTPVRAFPLSAPGEGVSLVGSEGRELVWIDRIEVLPPETRTLLEQELAVRDFAPTLLKLHGVSSFGVPSTWTVSTDRGDTTFVLKAEEDIRRLEGGALLIASAHGVQFRIPDVKALDRPSRKLLERFL encoded by the coding sequence ATGAGCGACACCATTCCCACTTTCAATCTCGAGCGCGACGCCTTTGGCCGCCTGGTGCTGACCGATGCCGAGGGCGAGCGCCACGTGGGCGTGACACCCGTGCGCGCCTTTCCGCTCAGCGCGCCCGGCGAGGGCGTGTCGCTGGTCGGCAGCGAAGGCCGCGAGCTGGTCTGGATCGATCGCATCGAGGTCTTGCCGCCGGAAACGCGCACATTGCTGGAGCAAGAGCTGGCGGTGCGCGACTTTGCGCCCACGCTGCTGAAGCTGCATGGCGTTTCGAGCTTCGGCGTGCCCAGCACTTGGACCGTGAGCACCGACCGCGGCGACACCACGTTCGTGCTCAAGGCCGAGGAAGACATCCGCCGGCTCGAAGGCGGTGCGCTGCTGATCGCCAGCGCCCATGGCGTGCAGTTCCGCATTCCCGACGTGAAGGCGCTCGACCGCCCTTCGCGCAAGCTGCTCGAGCGCTTTCTCTAG
- the queC gene encoding 7-cyano-7-deazaguanine synthase QueC encodes MPLHTTALVLFSGGQDSTTCLADALSKYQRVETLGFDYGQRHRVELDVRGTILAQLRERFPDWAPRLGEDHVLTLAALAQLGGSSLTEEVAFEMQADGLPNTFVPGRNLLFLTLAGALAYRRGLQVIVTGVCETDFSGYPDCRDDTMKAMQLALSLGLERRLVIETPLMWIDKAETWQMAHRLGGEPLVDLIVEETHTCYLGDREHRQAWGYGCGECPACDLRKKGWERYAAAG; translated from the coding sequence ATGCCCCTGCACACCACCGCCCTCGTCCTGTTCTCCGGTGGCCAGGACTCGACCACCTGCCTCGCGGACGCGCTCTCCAAGTACCAGCGTGTGGAAACGCTGGGCTTCGACTACGGCCAGCGCCATCGCGTCGAACTCGACGTGCGCGGCACCATCCTCGCGCAGCTGCGCGAGCGCTTTCCCGATTGGGCGCCGCGCCTGGGCGAAGACCACGTGCTCACGCTCGCGGCGCTGGCGCAACTCGGCGGCTCCTCGCTGACGGAAGAGGTCGCGTTCGAAATGCAGGCCGACGGCCTGCCCAACACCTTCGTGCCGGGCCGTAACCTGCTGTTCCTCACGCTCGCCGGGGCGCTGGCCTACCGGCGTGGCCTGCAGGTGATCGTCACCGGCGTCTGCGAGACCGACTTCTCGGGCTACCCCGACTGCCGCGACGACACCATGAAGGCCATGCAGCTCGCGCTGTCGCTCGGGTTGGAGCGCCGCCTCGTCATCGAAACGCCGCTGATGTGGATCGACAAGGCCGAAACCTGGCAGATGGCGCACCGCCTGGGCGGCGAGCCGCTGGTCGACCTGATCGTGGAAGAAACCCACACCTGCTACCTCGGCGACCGGGAACATCGCCAGGCCTGGGGCTATGGCTGCGGCGAGTGCCCCGCTTGCGACTTGCGCAAGAAGGGCTGGGAGCGCTACGCCGCCGCTGGCTGA
- a CDS encoding phosphocholine-specific phospholipase C, with product MSSRRRFLTGAATTSAAALALSAFPPSIRRALAIPANNKTGTINDVEHIVILMQENRSFDHYFGTLMGVRGFGDRFTIPLPKGLNVWQQTDASGKLVLPYHLDSRKGNAQRDGGTPHDWADSQNAWDSGRMYQWPRYKTSRAMGYHKEAEIPFQFALANAFTLCDAYHCSMHTGTDANRAFHLTGTNGATAAGTAFVTNEWDWIDGRPASVNTGYTWKTYAERLEEAGVRWISYQNMPDEWGDNMLGAFRQFRQANLDSGFPVSSGGKPNTPYANTGQPLPYRAYDPATDDAKSPLYKGVANTLPGTRPEDYLDAFRRDIREGKLPQVCWMNAPSIYCEHPGPSSPVQGAWFLQEVLDALTAVPEVWSKTVLLVNFDENDGYFDHLPSPSAPSPVGDGTFAGKTTLPDTDLVPEYFTQAAPPGSTKQPSPDGRVYGPGPRVPMYVISPWSRGGWVNSQAFDHTSVIRFIEARFGVKEPHIGAFRRTVCGDLTSAFNFANPNDEPLPTLAGRSTRDQADQLRLSQEALGQVPLPIDPQVPRQPTGTRPSRALPYELHASARADAAAGTVQLLFSNTGKEGAVFHVYDKLNLGRLPRRYTVEAGKTLDDSWNVAADNSGFYDLWVLGPNGFHRHFKGNLDALRTSGANPEVRVCYDIANGNVYLDMRNGGTKGCKFTVSAKAYRDDGPWIATVNGGAAAEQHWELATSGQWYDFAVTCDADSGYLRRFAGRVETGKHSVSDPAMGLADF from the coding sequence ATGAGCTCACGCCGCAGATTTCTTACAGGCGCTGCAACCACGAGCGCCGCCGCGCTCGCGCTCTCAGCCTTTCCGCCGAGCATCCGCCGCGCGTTGGCCATTCCCGCCAACAACAAGACCGGCACCATCAACGACGTCGAGCACATCGTCATCCTGATGCAGGAGAACCGTTCGTTCGACCACTACTTCGGCACGCTCATGGGCGTGCGCGGCTTCGGCGACCGCTTCACCATTCCGCTGCCCAAGGGCCTGAACGTGTGGCAGCAGACCGACGCCAGCGGAAAGCTGGTGCTGCCCTATCACCTGGACAGCCGCAAAGGCAACGCCCAGCGCGACGGCGGCACGCCACACGACTGGGCCGACAGCCAGAACGCCTGGGACAGCGGCCGCATGTACCAGTGGCCGCGCTACAAGACCAGCAGGGCCATGGGGTATCACAAGGAGGCGGAGATCCCGTTCCAGTTCGCGCTGGCCAACGCCTTCACGCTCTGCGATGCGTACCACTGCAGCATGCACACCGGCACCGATGCGAACCGGGCCTTCCATCTCACCGGCACCAATGGCGCGACCGCCGCCGGCACCGCCTTTGTCACCAACGAGTGGGACTGGATCGACGGACGCCCCGCGTCGGTGAACACCGGCTACACATGGAAGACCTATGCCGAACGCCTGGAAGAAGCGGGCGTGCGCTGGATCAGCTACCAGAACATGCCCGACGAATGGGGCGACAACATGCTGGGAGCGTTCCGCCAGTTTCGCCAGGCGAACCTCGACTCGGGCTTTCCGGTGTCCAGCGGCGGCAAGCCGAACACGCCGTATGCCAATACGGGCCAACCCCTGCCCTACCGCGCCTACGACCCTGCCACCGACGACGCGAAGAGCCCGCTCTACAAGGGCGTGGCCAACACGCTGCCGGGCACTCGGCCCGAGGACTACCTCGACGCCTTCAGGCGCGACATCCGCGAAGGCAAGTTGCCCCAGGTCTGCTGGATGAATGCGCCGTCCATCTACTGCGAGCATCCGGGCCCGTCGAGTCCGGTGCAAGGCGCATGGTTCCTGCAAGAGGTGCTGGATGCGCTCACGGCCGTGCCCGAGGTGTGGAGCAAGACCGTGCTGCTCGTCAACTTCGACGAGAACGACGGCTACTTCGACCATCTGCCCTCGCCTTCGGCGCCATCGCCGGTCGGCGACGGCACCTTTGCCGGCAAGACCACGCTGCCCGATACGGACCTGGTCCCCGAGTACTTCACCCAGGCGGCACCGCCCGGCAGCACCAAACAACCTTCGCCGGACGGACGCGTGTACGGCCCCGGCCCGCGCGTGCCGATGTACGTGATCTCGCCGTGGAGCCGCGGCGGCTGGGTCAACTCGCAGGCCTTCGACCACACGTCGGTGATCCGCTTCATCGAAGCGCGCTTCGGCGTGAAGGAGCCCCACATCGGCGCCTTCCGGCGCACGGTGTGCGGCGACCTCACCAGCGCCTTCAACTTCGCCAACCCGAACGACGAACCTCTGCCCACGCTGGCGGGCCGCAGCACCCGCGATCAGGCCGACCAGCTCCGGCTGAGCCAGGAGGCGCTGGGCCAGGTGCCGTTGCCGATCGACCCACAGGTGCCGCGCCAACCGACGGGCACGCGTCCCTCGCGCGCGCTGCCTTACGAGCTGCATGCCAGCGCGCGCGCCGATGCGGCGGCCGGCACGGTGCAATTGCTGTTCTCGAACACAGGCAAGGAAGGCGCGGTGTTCCATGTGTACGACAAGCTCAACCTCGGCCGCCTGCCGCGCCGCTACACGGTGGAAGCCGGCAAGACGCTCGACGACAGCTGGAACGTGGCCGCCGACAACAGCGGCTTCTACGACCTGTGGGTGCTCGGCCCCAACGGTTTTCACCGTCACTTCAAGGGCAATCTCGACGCGCTGCGCACGAGCGGCGCCAACCCTGAAGTACGGGTGTGCTACGACATTGCCAACGGCAACGTCTACCTCGACATGCGCAACGGCGGAACGAAGGGCTGCAAGTTCACGGTGAGCGCCAAGGCTTACCGCGACGACGGTCCGTGGATTGCAACCGTGAATGGGGGCGCCGCAGCCGAACAGCACTGGGAGCTCGCCACCAGCGGCCAGTGGTATGACTTCGCGGTAACCTGCGATGCCGACTCCGGTTACCTGCGCCGCTTTGCCGGCCGTGTGGAAACCGGCAAGCACTCGGTGAGCGACCCGGCGATGGGCTTGGCCGATTTCTGA
- a CDS encoding MFS transporter: protein MRTPETAIHQADSRYAMLRLGITLLVMTVGSSGMYVVSVMLPAVQAEFGVARADASLPYTLLMLGFGVGGVLMGRLADRFGVMWPLLIGALSLGIGYVACGMAGSIVGFIAAQAVLVGLLGSAAAFAPLVADTSLWFVKRRGIAVAVCASGNYVAGAIWPPIAQHFIETVGWRQTYIGMGIFCGLAMAALALFFRARPPALAAAPVGAAFSAAPMRDMTRPFGLSMGTAQGLLCVAGVACCVAMAMPQVHIVAYCGDLGYGAARGAQMLSLMLGFGVVSRLVSGAICDRIGGLRTLLLGGLLQCVALLLFLPFDGLVPLYVISALFGLFQGGLVPSYAIIVREHFPPAEAGARVGTVLMFTLFGMALGGWMSGKIFDLTGSYHAAFLNGIGWNLLNVSIAAMLTFRIRQLWLRTAAA from the coding sequence ATGAGAACACCCGAGACAGCTATCCACCAGGCCGATTCACGCTATGCCATGCTGCGGCTCGGCATCACCTTGCTGGTGATGACGGTCGGCAGCAGCGGCATGTATGTCGTCTCTGTGATGCTGCCCGCCGTGCAGGCCGAGTTCGGCGTCGCGCGCGCCGATGCCTCCTTGCCGTACACCCTGCTGATGCTCGGCTTCGGCGTGGGCGGCGTGCTGATGGGGCGGTTGGCCGATCGCTTCGGCGTGATGTGGCCTTTGCTGATCGGCGCGTTGAGCCTCGGTATCGGCTATGTCGCGTGCGGCATGGCCGGCAGCATCGTCGGCTTCATTGCGGCGCAGGCCGTGCTGGTCGGGCTGCTGGGCAGTGCTGCGGCTTTCGCGCCGCTGGTGGCGGACACGTCGCTGTGGTTCGTCAAGCGGCGCGGCATTGCGGTGGCGGTGTGCGCAAGCGGCAACTATGTGGCCGGCGCCATCTGGCCGCCGATCGCACAGCACTTCATCGAGACGGTCGGCTGGCGCCAGACCTACATCGGCATGGGCATCTTCTGCGGCCTGGCTATGGCGGCGCTCGCGCTTTTCTTTCGTGCACGGCCGCCGGCATTGGCCGCCGCGCCGGTGGGCGCTGCATTCAGCGCGGCGCCTATGCGCGACATGACGCGGCCCTTCGGCCTCAGCATGGGCACGGCCCAAGGCCTGCTGTGCGTGGCGGGCGTGGCCTGCTGCGTGGCCATGGCGATGCCGCAGGTCCACATCGTCGCCTATTGCGGCGACCTCGGCTACGGTGCCGCGCGGGGTGCGCAGATGCTGTCGCTGATGCTGGGCTTCGGCGTGGTGAGCAGGCTCGTGTCGGGCGCCATCTGCGATCGCATCGGCGGGTTGCGCACGCTGCTGCTGGGCGGCCTGCTGCAGTGCGTGGCGCTGCTGCTGTTCCTGCCGTTCGACGGGCTGGTGCCGCTGTATGTGATCTCGGCGCTGTTCGGCCTGTTCCAGGGCGGCCTCGTGCCGTCTTACGCAATCATCGTGCGCGAGCACTTTCCGCCCGCGGAAGCAGGCGCGCGCGTGGGCACAGTGCTGATGTTCACGTTGTTCGGCATGGCGCTCGGCGGCTGGATGTCGGGCAAGATCTTCGACCTGACGGGCAGCTACCACGCAGCGTTTTTGAACGGCATCGGCTGGAACCTGCTGAACGTCAGCATCGCGGCGATGCTGACGTTCAGGATTCGGCAACTGTGGCTTCGCACTGCCGCGGCGTAG
- a CDS encoding ABC transporter ATP-binding protein/permease, whose protein sequence is MSLSVTARAATFVQVLRRVLALSAPYFRSEEKWRARSLFLGVIALNLGTVYVSVLLNDWSRIFFDALQNKNETVFWSQLLRFTYIAMAGISVAVFKFYLTQLLQVRWRAWMTRSYMSRWMANRTFYRLELARYAQKAAAADDRQVQTDNPDQRIQEDMQLFTDYSVTLSMGILNSVVTLVTFIGILWGLSGQFAFNFDGREFTIPGLMVWVAVLYCAVGTVITHFIGRPLISLNFQQQRLEADFRHHLVRVREYSEAIALDRGESVERGQLDTRFTSVLRNYLSLIKQQKNLVFFTSSFGQLAIVFPYFLAAPRFFSGAIQFGELMQISRAFNTVQDAMSWFVDNYDRVAIWRATADRLTSFDDAMRAQETPSRQLERDSAASLRSDDLSIALPDGTTLVDNTALSVGPGDSVLLQGPSGSGKSTLFRAFAGIWPFARGHVRVPDDAVFMPQRPYVPDGKLRDALTYPNPAANFSDDQLRQALTDALLPDLANRLDDSDSWGQKLSGGEQQRLAIARVLLKKPAWLFADEITSALDAEAEGVLYKRLAATVQAAGGAMVSIAHRAAVGDFHNQRWTLVPQPEGSAANGGARYRLNISATQPAAA, encoded by the coding sequence ATGTCTTTATCCGTCACGGCGCGTGCCGCCACGTTCGTCCAGGTTCTGCGCCGCGTTCTTGCGCTTTCAGCTCCCTATTTCAGATCCGAGGAGAAATGGCGGGCACGCAGCTTGTTCTTGGGTGTGATTGCGCTGAACCTCGGCACTGTCTACGTGTCGGTTCTCCTCAATGACTGGAGTCGGATCTTCTTCGACGCCCTGCAGAACAAGAACGAAACAGTCTTCTGGAGCCAGCTGCTGCGGTTCACGTACATCGCGATGGCCGGCATCAGCGTCGCGGTCTTCAAGTTCTATTTGACCCAATTGCTCCAGGTGCGCTGGCGCGCGTGGATGACGCGCAGCTACATGAGCCGCTGGATGGCCAACCGGACCTTCTACCGGCTGGAACTCGCGCGGTATGCGCAAAAGGCTGCCGCCGCGGACGATCGGCAGGTGCAAACCGACAACCCCGATCAGCGCATTCAGGAAGACATGCAGCTCTTCACCGATTACTCGGTCACGCTGTCGATGGGCATCCTGAATTCAGTGGTCACACTCGTGACCTTCATCGGCATTCTCTGGGGACTGTCCGGCCAGTTCGCCTTCAACTTCGACGGGCGCGAATTCACCATCCCGGGCTTGATGGTCTGGGTCGCCGTGCTCTATTGCGCCGTCGGCACGGTCATTACCCACTTCATCGGGCGGCCGCTGATCAGCCTCAACTTCCAGCAGCAGCGGCTCGAAGCCGACTTCCGCCACCACTTGGTGCGGGTACGCGAGTACAGCGAAGCGATCGCGCTCGACCGAGGCGAAAGTGTGGAGCGCGGCCAGCTCGATACGCGCTTTACGAGCGTGCTGCGCAATTATCTGTCCCTCATCAAGCAACAGAAGAACCTGGTGTTCTTCACATCGTCGTTCGGGCAACTGGCCATCGTGTTCCCCTACTTCTTGGCGGCCCCTCGCTTCTTCAGCGGCGCAATCCAATTCGGCGAGCTGATGCAGATCAGCCGCGCCTTCAACACGGTGCAGGACGCCATGTCGTGGTTCGTCGACAACTATGACCGCGTTGCCATCTGGCGCGCCACCGCAGACCGGCTCACCAGCTTCGACGATGCCATGCGCGCTCAAGAAACACCGAGCAGGCAACTCGAGCGTGACAGCGCCGCCAGCCTTCGTTCCGACGACTTGTCGATTGCGCTACCCGATGGCACAACGCTCGTCGACAACACGGCACTCTCGGTCGGGCCCGGCGACAGCGTGCTGCTGCAGGGCCCCTCGGGCAGCGGCAAATCGACCTTGTTCCGCGCGTTCGCGGGTATCTGGCCTTTCGCTCGCGGCCATGTGCGGGTGCCGGACGACGCGGTCTTCATGCCGCAGCGGCCCTACGTGCCCGACGGCAAGCTGCGCGACGCACTCACTTATCCGAACCCGGCCGCGAATTTCAGCGACGACCAGCTGCGCCAGGCCTTGACGGACGCCTTGCTTCCTGACCTGGCCAACCGGCTCGACGACAGCGACTCATGGGGCCAGAAGCTCTCGGGCGGCGAGCAGCAACGGCTGGCCATCGCGCGGGTGCTGCTCAAGAAGCCGGCCTGGCTGTTCGCCGACGAAATCACCAGTGCGCTCGACGCCGAGGCCGAAGGCGTCCTGTACAAGCGCCTCGCAGCCACGGTGCAGGCCGCGGGCGGAGCGATGGTGTCCATCGCGCACCGTGCCGCAGTGGGCGACTTCCACAACCAGCGCTGGACACTGGTGCCGCAGCCCGAGGGCTCGGCGGCGAACGGCGGCGCGCGCTACCGCCTGAACATTTCGGCAACTCAGCCAGCGGCGGCGTAG
- a CDS encoding phosphocholine-specific phospholipase C, translated as MTSRRSFLTSTATTGAAALALSAFPPSIRRALAIPANNKTGTINDVEHIVILMQENRSFDHYFGTLMGVRGFGDRFTIPLPNGRSVWQQLDATGKEVLPYYLDGSKGNAQRVTGTPHGWSDGQDAWAGGRMHEWVKYKKTKTAPFTQSMGYLQEAELPFQFALANAFTLCDAYHCSMHTGTNSNRMFLWTGTNGPTGANVATVNNEWDGIDSSANGYSWKTYPERLQEAKVSWIVYQNMPDNFTDNSLAGFKQYRLANEASGKPVSGDAASPAYDPASDDAGNPLYKGIANTMPDGGFLEQFRQDIKNGKLPQVSWIVAPAAYSEHPGPSSPVQGGWYIQETIDALTAVPEVWSKTVLFINFDENDGYFDHVPSPAAPSINADGTPAGKTTLPLDALAPEYFNHPNPPGTTDQPPPDGRVYGPGVRVPMYVVSPWSRGGWVNSQAFDHTSVLRFVEARFGVKETNISGFRRAVCGDLTSAFNFVSPNDEALPALAGRKTKAQADQLRIDQEALSQVAVPALPQLPFQAKGTRPSRALPYELHTSARIDAVGGKARLLFANTGTAAAVFHVYDKLNLDRLPRRYMVEPGKTLDDAWNSTSDDSGFYDLWVLGPNGFHRQFKGDLNALRSGDAAAPEVRVCYDIANGNVYLEMLNGGKSACKFTVRAKAYRTDGPWTATVASGAKAELHWDLAKSGAWYDFAVTCDADTSFVRRFAGRVETGKHSVSDPAMGLADL; from the coding sequence ATGACTTCACGCCGCAGTTTCCTCACAAGCACCGCCACCACCGGTGCCGCCGCGCTCGCACTCTCGGCCTTTCCGCCGAGCATCCGCCGCGCGCTGGCCATTCCGGCCAACAACAAGACCGGCACCATCAACGACGTCGAGCACATCGTCATCCTGATGCAGGAGAACCGTTCGTTCGACCACTACTTCGGCACGCTCATGGGCGTGCGCGGCTTCGGCGACCGCTTCACCATTCCGCTGCCCAACGGACGCAGCGTGTGGCAGCAACTGGACGCCACCGGCAAGGAAGTGCTGCCCTACTACCTCGACGGCTCGAAGGGCAATGCACAACGCGTGACCGGCACGCCGCACGGTTGGAGCGACGGCCAGGACGCGTGGGCCGGCGGGCGCATGCACGAGTGGGTGAAATACAAGAAAACCAAGACGGCGCCCTTCACGCAATCGATGGGCTACCTCCAGGAGGCGGAACTGCCCTTCCAGTTCGCGCTGGCCAACGCCTTCACGCTCTGCGACGCGTACCACTGCAGCATGCACACCGGCACCAATTCGAACCGCATGTTTCTCTGGACCGGCACCAACGGCCCCACCGGCGCGAACGTGGCCACGGTCAACAACGAATGGGACGGGATCGACAGCTCCGCCAATGGCTATAGCTGGAAGACCTACCCCGAGCGCCTGCAGGAAGCCAAGGTCAGCTGGATCGTCTACCAGAACATGCCCGACAACTTCACCGACAACTCGCTGGCCGGCTTCAAGCAGTACCGACTCGCCAACGAAGCCTCCGGCAAGCCCGTGAGCGGCGACGCGGCCTCGCCGGCTTACGACCCCGCCAGCGATGACGCAGGCAACCCGCTCTACAAGGGCATTGCCAACACCATGCCCGACGGCGGCTTTCTCGAGCAGTTCCGCCAGGACATCAAGAACGGCAAGCTGCCCCAGGTGTCGTGGATCGTCGCGCCCGCGGCCTATTCCGAACACCCCGGCCCGTCGAGCCCGGTGCAGGGCGGCTGGTACATCCAGGAAACCATCGACGCGCTCACCGCGGTACCGGAGGTGTGGAGCAAGACGGTGCTCTTCATCAACTTCGACGAGAACGACGGCTACTTCGACCATGTGCCTTCGCCGGCCGCACCGTCGATCAACGCCGACGGAACGCCCGCCGGAAAGACCACGCTGCCGCTCGACGCACTTGCGCCCGAGTATTTCAACCATCCGAATCCGCCAGGCACGACCGATCAGCCGCCGCCCGACGGCCGCGTCTACGGCCCCGGCGTGCGCGTGCCGATGTATGTGGTGTCGCCCTGGAGCCGTGGCGGCTGGGTCAACTCGCAAGCCTTCGACCACACCTCGGTGCTGCGCTTCGTCGAGGCGCGCTTTGGCGTCAAGGAAACGAACATCAGCGGTTTCCGCCGTGCGGTGTGCGGCGATCTCACCAGCGCCTTCAACTTCGTGTCGCCCAACGACGAAGCGCTGCCCGCGCTCGCAGGCCGCAAGACCAAAGCGCAGGCCGACCAGCTGCGCATCGATCAAGAGGCTCTTTCGCAGGTCGCGGTTCCGGCGCTGCCGCAACTGCCGTTTCAAGCCAAGGGCACGCGCCCTTCGCGCGCGCTGCCCTACGAGCTGCACACGAGCGCCCGCATCGATGCCGTCGGCGGGAAAGCCCGGCTGCTGTTTGCCAACACCGGCACCGCCGCGGCGGTGTTCCACGTGTACGACAAGCTCAACCTCGACCGCCTGCCGCGCCGCTACATGGTCGAGCCCGGCAAGACGCTGGACGACGCCTGGAACTCGACGAGCGACGACAGCGGCTTCTACGACCTGTGGGTGCTGGGGCCGAACGGCTTCCACCGTCAATTCAAGGGCGACCTGAACGCCCTTCGCAGCGGCGACGCGGCCGCGCCTGAGGTGCGCGTGTGCTACGACATCGCCAACGGCAACGTCTATCTGGAAATGCTCAACGGCGGCAAGAGCGCCTGCAAGTTCACCGTGCGCGCCAAGGCCTACCGCACCGATGGCCCGTGGACCGCGACAGTGGCGAGTGGCGCCAAGGCCGAGCTGCACTGGGACCTGGCAAAGAGCGGCGCGTGGTACGACTTTGCCGTGACCTGCGATGCCGACACGAGCTTCGTGCGCCGCTTTGCGGGCCGCGTCGAAACCGGCAAGCACTCGGTGAGCGATCCCGCGATGGGCCTGGCCGACCTGTGA